A window of Phyllobacterium sp. T1293 contains these coding sequences:
- a CDS encoding LysR family transcriptional regulator, with product MFDWQDLHYFSVLARTGSLSAAARELGVDHATVGRRVASLEQSLSLHLVDRLPRRSPLTAEGSAIAELAEEMARLSQAIDRRARGLTNAATATVRISAPPAVAARLIAPHVVEFHREHPDITLALAGASHNAALDRSEADVAVRMTRPTEQDLLIRRIGAIHFALYATREQAALPPETLAFIAYDSTLDHLTQQVWLRAILAGRPIIFQASDLFGQQEAARAGLGAAALPCFMGDNDPMLVKLDAQEPPPVRDIWLTAYPDVSRSLAMRTVMTFLADIIGRECPIRAP from the coding sequence ATGTTTGATTGGCAGGATTTGCATTATTTTTCCGTTCTGGCGCGGACAGGTTCCTTGTCGGCTGCCGCGCGTGAACTTGGCGTTGATCATGCGACGGTCGGCCGCCGTGTGGCATCGCTGGAGCAATCGCTGTCGTTGCATCTTGTGGATCGTCTGCCACGCCGCTCGCCGCTCACGGCGGAGGGAAGCGCGATTGCTGAGCTTGCAGAAGAAATGGCGCGCCTGTCCCAAGCCATCGACAGGCGTGCCCGTGGCCTGACCAATGCGGCGACGGCAACGGTGCGGATCAGCGCACCGCCCGCAGTTGCCGCAAGATTGATAGCGCCGCATGTGGTGGAATTTCATCGTGAACACCCTGATATAACCTTGGCGTTGGCGGGTGCGTCGCATAATGCTGCGCTTGATCGCAGCGAGGCGGATGTGGCCGTGCGTATGACGAGGCCAACGGAACAGGATTTGTTGATCCGGCGGATCGGCGCGATCCACTTCGCGCTCTATGCCACCCGCGAGCAGGCGGCCCTGCCACCCGAAACTCTGGCCTTCATCGCTTATGATTCAACACTTGATCACCTGACCCAGCAGGTGTGGTTGCGCGCAATTCTTGCGGGCCGTCCGATTATCTTTCAGGCCAGTGATCTCTTCGGCCAGCAGGAGGCGGCCCGGGCAGGATTGGGGGCAGCAGCACTTCCGTGTTTTATGGGCGACAATGATCCAATGCTGGTCAAGCTGGATGCACAGGAACCGCCACCTGTCCGCGATATATGGTTGACCGCCTATCCGGATGTCAGCCGTTCACTGGCCATGCGCACGGTTATGACGTTCCTCGCCGATATTATCGGCAGGGAATGCCCGATCAGAGCACCGTAG
- a CDS encoding response regulator, with translation MVVDGAPVVRKVATRLLASDNVVVTTADTGFHTVSACSVEMPDIIILDCALPDMPSVDIITQIRALPGGTATRIYLCLAEIDVTKIMRAKRAGAAGYLLKPFNRESISGILPSATVL, from the coding sequence ATGGTTGTTGATGGGGCACCGGTTGTCCGCAAAGTTGCAACGCGCCTGCTCGCCAGCGACAATGTCGTCGTGACCACTGCTGACACCGGGTTCCATACGGTTTCCGCCTGCAGCGTGGAAATGCCCGATATCATCATTCTGGATTGTGCGCTGCCGGATATGCCATCCGTCGATATTATCACCCAGATTCGCGCGCTTCCCGGTGGTACAGCAACCAGAATTTATCTCTGCCTTGCTGAAATCGATGTCACAAAAATCATGCGGGCAAAGCGGGCTGGCGCAGCGGGCTATCTTCTGAAGCCGTTCAACCGCGAATCCATTTCAGGCATCCTGCCGTCGGCTACGGTGCTCTGA